The following are encoded in a window of Fusarium falciforme chromosome 11, complete sequence genomic DNA:
- a CDS encoding DLH domain-containing protein, with amino-acid sequence MSCPDCFKGSVHDGEPRGKIIKLHDLDTYVVEPSEGKEVKGIVVVIPDAFGWKFVNCRLLADNYADKSNYKIYLPDVMIGDAPPVSLLDRIHIAMAPGNWLRRGYNLLLALWAVVPFMIRNRFGKTYPITKSFFEKLRKAEGSTLPVGVAGFCWGGKLAILLSHGVEVDGKPIIDAAFTGHPSALSFPGDFEKVTVPVSVAVGDNDSQFPLETAGKMKALAESKPETARGEIKIYPGAGHGFCVRASMEKEGLAEKASEAEDQAITWFNAHFKIGS; translated from the exons ATGTCCTGCCCAGATTGCTTCAAGGGAAGTGTCCACGATGGCGAGCCTCGAGGCAAGATAATCAAGCTTCATGATCTCGACACCTACGTCGTCGAGCCATCCGAGGGgaaggaggtcaagggcaTAGTCGTCGTCATCCCAGATGCCTTTGGCTGGAAGTTTGTCAACTGTCGACTCCTAGCCGACAACTACGCCGACAAGAGCAACTACAAAATCTACCTGCCAGACGTAATGATCG GGGATGCTCCTCCCGTGTCTCTCCTCGACAGAATACACATTGCCATGGCCCCTGGAAATTGGCTCAGGCGAGG GTATAACTTGCTCCTTGCCCTTTGGGCCGTGGTGCCCTTCATGATACGTAACCGATTCGGCAAGACCTatcccatcaccaagagcTTTTTTGAGAAGCTTCGAAAAGCAGAGGGTTCCACCCTTCCCGTCGGCGTAGCTGGTTTCTGCTGGGGTGGCAAGCTTGCCATTCTCCTATCTCACGGTGTTGAGGTAGACGGCAAGCCTATCATTGACGCAGCATTCACCGGTCATCCTAGCGCATTAAGCTTCCCTGGCGACTTTGAGAAGGTCACGGTGCCAGTTTCGGTCGCTGTGGGTGACAATGACAGTCAATTCCCCCTGGAGACGGCGGGAAAGATGAAGGCCCTCGCCGAGTCAAAGCCTGAAACAGCGAGGGGTGAGATTAAGATCTACCCAGGGGCTGGACATGGCTTCTGCGTTCGTGCATCCATGGAAAAGGAGGGTCTTGCGGAAAAGGCGTCAGAGGCAGAGGATCAGGCTATTACATGGTTCAATGCCCATTTCAAGATTGGCTCATAG
- a CDS encoding Stress-response A/B barrel domain-containing protein — protein MEVALTFGSLGDIIAICQVAVQLRRAIGVGSEVVGESAKEYQDFREDLDTFVCILMQIVATYQQHEFSSSSSSSITLVLKEKCLGTVTGKPYILSSRGGRDNSVEGRNNGITHAFVVEFANKEDRDYYTFKEPAHLEFIASLDGIASQVTVIDFSDNQF, from the exons atggaaGTCGCTCTCACGTTCGGCAGTCTGGGCGATATCATCGCCATTTGCCAGGTTGCCGTCCAGCTGAGACGTGCCATCGGTGTTGGAAGCGAGGTCGTTGGCGAGAGCGCCAAAGAATACCAGGATTTCCGTGAGGACCTGGATACCTTTGTCTGCATCCTGATGCAG ATTGTGGCGACGTACCAGCAGCACGAATTTTCGTCCTCTTCTAGTTCTTCGATCACGTTAGTG TTGAAGGAGAAGTGCCTTGGCACTGTGACGGGAAAGCCTTACATCCTGTCCTCCAGGGGCGGCCGGGATAATTCAGTCGAGGGAAGGAAT AACGGCATTACCCACGCTTTCGTCGTCGAGTTTGCCAACAAGGAAGATCGCGACTACTACACATTCAAGGAGCCAGCGCACCTCGAGTTCATTGCAAGCTTGGATGGAATCGCGTCCCAGGTTACGGTAATAGACTTCTCAGACAACCAATTTTAA